Proteins co-encoded in one Dyella japonica A8 genomic window:
- the ligD gene encoding non-homologous end-joining DNA ligase, giving the protein MTTPPPSTVMLTHPERIVFPDCGLTKQDVAHYYQSVMSCFLPGVKGRPTSVYRFPEGIAKPGFFQKHPMRGLHHTGHVSLREESGERDDYLCPTDAAAIIELVQYGALEFHPWAARAGSLEEPDYLVFDLDPGDGVPWQDVIEAARLVRDRLAKVALKSFVRTTGGKGLHVLVPLHASCRWEDAKRFSSAFAHHLSDRQPTAFTATSVLAERKGRIFVDYLRNTRGATSVASWSLRARSGAPVAMPLRWQELGRCASGGAFDLPSAMRRLSRLRGSPWEGFSTMRQPLDRALQVYAPTEG; this is encoded by the coding sequence ATGACGACACCACCGCCGTCAACCGTGATGTTGACCCATCCCGAGCGCATCGTATTTCCCGATTGCGGCCTCACCAAGCAGGACGTCGCCCATTACTACCAGAGCGTGATGTCGTGCTTTCTCCCTGGGGTGAAGGGCCGTCCTACGTCGGTGTATCGCTTTCCTGAGGGCATCGCCAAACCCGGGTTTTTCCAGAAGCACCCGATGCGGGGCCTGCACCATACGGGCCATGTCAGCTTGCGCGAGGAAAGCGGTGAACGGGATGACTACCTGTGTCCGACGGATGCAGCCGCCATCATCGAGCTGGTCCAGTATGGCGCGCTGGAGTTCCATCCCTGGGCGGCGCGGGCGGGCTCACTTGAAGAACCGGACTATCTTGTTTTCGATCTCGACCCGGGCGACGGCGTGCCATGGCAGGACGTGATCGAGGCGGCGCGGCTGGTTCGCGACCGGCTAGCCAAGGTCGCGCTCAAGAGTTTCGTGCGTACCACCGGCGGGAAAGGATTGCATGTACTTGTGCCCCTTCACGCATCGTGCCGATGGGAAGACGCCAAACGTTTCAGCAGTGCATTTGCCCACCACCTGTCGGATCGGCAGCCCACTGCATTCACGGCGACCTCCGTCCTGGCCGAACGGAAAGGCCGGATTTTTGTCGACTATCTGCGCAATACGCGTGGCGCCACCAGCGTCGCTTCCTGGTCACTGCGCGCACGTAGCGGCGCACCGGTCGCCATGCCACTGCGCTGGCAAGAACTCGGCCGATGTGCGAGTGGCGGGGCGTTTGATCTCCCATCGGCCATGCGCCGGCTATCACGCCTGCGTGGCTCCCCGTGGGAAGGATTTTCCACGATGCGCCAGCCACTCGACCGTGCACTTCAGGTGTACGCGCCGACCGAAGGCTAG
- a CDS encoding pyridoxal phosphate-dependent aminotransferase: MQIETKLPKVGTTIFSVMSQLAMEHKAVNLGQGFPDFEPPQPLRDAITRAMSEGRNQYAPGIGLQPLREQIALKTERMYGHKLSADTEVTVTSGATEALFAAIAAVVRAGDEVIVFDPAYDSYEPAIELQGARAVHIPLVAPTFAVDWQRVRDAVTPKTRMILINSPHNPTGAVLSAADLDELAAIVRDTEIVVLSDEVYEHIVYDGEQHQSVLRHAELAARSFVVSSFGKTYHCTGWKLGYAVAPKALSAEFRKVHQYLTFCTFHPAQVAFAEFMASTPEHYLELPAFYQAKRDRFRELIKPSRFKLLDVPGGYFQLVDYSAISNKDDVAFCEWMVKEGGVAAIPLTPFYEKAPGTHLLRLCFAKSDATMEAAAERLCKL, from the coding sequence ATGCAGATCGAAACCAAGCTTCCGAAAGTCGGCACCACCATCTTCAGCGTCATGAGCCAGCTGGCGATGGAGCACAAAGCGGTCAACCTGGGGCAGGGCTTCCCGGATTTCGAACCGCCGCAGCCGCTGCGCGACGCCATCACGCGCGCCATGTCCGAAGGTCGCAACCAGTACGCGCCGGGCATTGGCCTGCAGCCCCTGCGTGAGCAGATCGCGCTGAAGACGGAGCGCATGTACGGCCACAAGTTGAGCGCCGATACCGAAGTGACGGTGACGTCAGGCGCCACCGAAGCCTTGTTCGCCGCCATCGCTGCCGTGGTGCGCGCTGGCGACGAAGTCATCGTGTTCGACCCGGCGTATGACAGCTACGAGCCGGCCATCGAGTTACAGGGCGCGCGCGCCGTGCACATTCCGCTGGTGGCGCCCACCTTTGCCGTCGACTGGCAGCGCGTGCGCGACGCGGTCACGCCGAAGACCCGGATGATCCTCATCAATAGCCCGCACAACCCGACCGGCGCGGTGCTGTCCGCCGCTGACCTGGATGAGCTGGCAGCCATCGTTCGCGACACCGAGATCGTGGTGCTATCGGACGAGGTGTACGAACACATCGTGTATGACGGCGAGCAGCACCAGAGCGTGCTCCGCCACGCGGAGCTGGCGGCGCGGAGCTTTGTGGTGTCTTCGTTCGGCAAGACCTACCACTGCACCGGCTGGAAGCTCGGCTATGCCGTGGCGCCCAAGGCGCTCAGCGCCGAATTCCGCAAGGTGCACCAATACCTGACGTTCTGTACATTCCATCCTGCGCAGGTGGCGTTTGCCGAGTTCATGGCGAGCACGCCGGAGCACTACCTGGAATTGCCCGCCTTCTACCAGGCCAAGCGCGATCGTTTCCGCGAGCTGATCAAGCCCTCGCGCTTCAAGTTGCTCGACGTGCCCGGCGGCTACTTCCAGTTGGTCGACTACTCCGCCATCAGCAACAAGGACGACGTGGCGTTCTGCGAGTGGATGGTGAAGGAGGGAGGTGTGGCCGCGATTCCGCTCACTCCGTTCTACGAGAAGGCGCCGGGCACGCATCTGCTGCGCCTGTGTTTCGCCAAGAGCGATGCCACCATGGAAGCCGCCGCGGAGCGTCTATGCAAGCTTTGA
- a CDS encoding pseudouridine synthase yields the protein MTAPQKSVLTLKRAPRDESTPAIEERLHKVLANAGLGSRRMLEQRIQAGEVELNGTPATIGASVHAGDRVVLDGKQFIVATDNRDETEVLVYHKPEGVVTTREDPEGRPTVFEQLPRLKGARWVAVGRLDINTTGLLLLTTDGELANALMHPKSGLEREYLCRVHGEVPDEIIEKLKAGVELEDGPARFDEIAVISRGGSHSWFRVVIREGRNREVRRLWDSQGFLVSRLKRIRYGSVELPRALRRGDCESLGEETVKELRKTTGLGAPQPVLTLSPVLHQRRAPRNVTEYRPAGGASGSYSAGYQDEARELRAYDRIREEPARGKQQRRRPGKEVNGNVARPERSGGGGMQRKNRRGVAPGQELPSVRTWFAGESREGGGAGGRGGAAGNRRGPAAGGRGGAAGGKPFGNRAGGAEGRSGSPYGGFGGGAGGNRGGKPGGRPGAGQGGQGGRPQGRGGNRPHGGAGGRPQSGGRPHGGGGGGGGSRGGNRSGNR from the coding sequence ATGACTGCGCCACAGAAATCCGTTTTGACCCTCAAGCGCGCACCGCGCGACGAAAGCACCCCCGCCATCGAGGAGCGCCTGCACAAGGTGCTCGCCAACGCAGGCCTCGGCTCGCGCCGCATGCTGGAGCAGCGTATCCAGGCCGGTGAAGTCGAACTCAACGGCACGCCCGCCACCATTGGCGCCAGCGTGCACGCGGGTGACCGCGTCGTGCTCGACGGCAAGCAGTTCATCGTTGCCACCGACAACCGCGACGAGACCGAAGTGCTGGTCTACCACAAGCCCGAAGGCGTGGTGACCACGCGCGAAGATCCCGAAGGCCGCCCCACCGTGTTCGAACAGCTGCCGCGCCTGAAGGGTGCGCGCTGGGTCGCCGTGGGTCGCCTGGACATCAACACCACCGGCCTGCTGCTGCTCACCACCGACGGCGAACTCGCCAACGCGTTGATGCACCCCAAGAGCGGCCTCGAGCGCGAATACCTGTGCCGCGTGCACGGTGAAGTGCCTGACGAAATCATCGAGAAGCTCAAGGCTGGCGTGGAACTGGAAGACGGTCCCGCCCGCTTCGACGAAATCGCCGTGATCAGCCGCGGCGGCAGCCATAGCTGGTTCCGTGTGGTGATCCGCGAAGGCCGCAACCGCGAAGTGCGCCGCCTGTGGGATTCGCAGGGCTTCCTGGTGAGCCGCCTCAAGCGCATCCGCTACGGCAGCGTGGAACTTCCGCGCGCACTGCGCCGTGGCGATTGCGAATCGCTGGGCGAGGAGACCGTCAAGGAACTGCGCAAGACCACTGGCCTCGGCGCACCGCAGCCGGTGCTCACGCTGAGCCCGGTGCTGCACCAGCGCCGTGCCCCGCGCAACGTCACCGAATATCGCCCCGCAGGCGGCGCCAGCGGCTCCTATAGCGCGGGCTACCAGGACGAAGCGCGCGAACTGCGCGCCTATGACCGCATTCGCGAAGAGCCTGCGCGCGGCAAGCAACAGCGCCGTCGCCCCGGCAAGGAAGTGAACGGCAACGTTGCCCGCCCGGAGCGCTCGGGCGGCGGCGGCATGCAGCGCAAGAACCGTCGTGGCGTGGCCCCGGGCCAGGAGCTGCCGTCGGTGCGCACCTGGTTCGCCGGTGAGTCGCGCGAAGGCGGCGGCGCTGGCGGTCGTGGCGGCGCGGCAGGTAACCGTCGCGGCCCGGCGGCGGGCGGTCGTGGTGGCGCAGCGGGCGGCAAGCCGTTCGGTAACCGCGCTGGCGGTGCGGAAGGACGCAGCGGCAGCCCCTACGGCGGCTTTGGCGGCGGTGCCGGTGGCAACCGTGGTGGCAAGCCCGGCGGTCGCCCGGGTGCTGGCCAGGGTGGCCAGGGCGGTCGTCCGCAGGGTCGTGGCGGCAACCGTCCGCACGGCGGTGCGGGTGGTCGTCCGCAGAGTGGTGGCCGTCCGCACGGCGGTGGTGGTGGTGGTGGCGGTAGCCGTGGCGGCAACCGCTCGGGTAATCGTTGA
- a CDS encoding LysR substrate-binding domain-containing protein encodes MTVLDGALQDLNDLYFFAAVVEHGGFSSAGRALGIPKSRLSKRIAQLEERLGVRLLQRTTRRFVVTEVGERFYGHCRAVLEEARAAQEAVEEVRSEPRGVVRVSCPISIVQSVVSFVLPEFLALHPKMQVRLQATNRRVDVIGEGFDVAIRVRSKLDTDATLVVRTFGQSRVLPVASPELLKRLGHPKEPADLASLPALTMDEHEGAHSWELYDAQGERALVDIQPRLVCGDFATLLESCKRGIGVTLLPEFVCGPAVSRGELEVVLPDWSVPQGTMHFVYPSRRGLLPGVRAFVDFLAEKLPDAVRENHAQCGKYL; translated from the coding sequence ATGACCGTGCTGGATGGCGCCCTGCAGGATCTCAACGATCTGTACTTCTTCGCCGCAGTCGTCGAACACGGGGGCTTTTCGTCCGCTGGCCGTGCCTTGGGTATCCCCAAGTCCCGCCTGAGCAAGCGCATCGCTCAACTGGAGGAGCGCCTGGGCGTGCGCCTCCTGCAGCGAACCACGCGCCGGTTTGTCGTCACCGAGGTCGGCGAGCGTTTTTATGGCCATTGCCGCGCCGTACTGGAAGAGGCGCGGGCGGCGCAGGAGGCCGTGGAAGAAGTGCGTTCCGAGCCGCGCGGCGTGGTGCGCGTGAGTTGTCCGATTTCCATCGTGCAATCGGTCGTGAGTTTCGTCCTTCCGGAGTTTCTTGCTCTGCATCCGAAGATGCAGGTGCGCCTGCAAGCCACCAATCGCCGTGTCGATGTGATCGGTGAGGGGTTCGACGTGGCGATCCGCGTGCGCAGCAAGCTCGATACGGATGCCACCCTGGTGGTGCGCACCTTCGGACAATCGCGCGTGCTGCCGGTAGCCAGCCCGGAGCTGCTCAAGCGCCTGGGGCATCCCAAGGAGCCGGCCGACCTGGCCAGTCTGCCCGCGCTCACCATGGATGAGCACGAAGGTGCACATAGCTGGGAGCTCTATGACGCGCAAGGCGAGCGGGCGCTGGTCGATATCCAGCCGCGCCTGGTTTGCGGCGATTTCGCGACGTTGCTGGAAAGCTGCAAGCGCGGTATCGGCGTGACGTTGCTGCCGGAGTTCGTATGCGGCCCGGCCGTGTCGCGTGGCGAACTGGAAGTCGTGCTGCCCGACTGGAGCGTGCCCCAGGGCACCATGCACTTCGTCTATCCCAGCCGGCGCGGCCTGTTGCCGGGGGTGCGAGCCTTCGTGGATTTCCTCGCGGAGAAACTGCCCGACGCGGTGCGCGAGAACCACGCCCAGTGCGGCAAATATCTCTGA
- the arsC gene encoding arsenate reductase (glutaredoxin) (This arsenate reductase requires both glutathione and glutaredoxin to convert arsenate to arsenite, after which the efflux transporter formed by ArsA and ArsB can extrude the arsenite from the cell, providing resistance.): MTVRIYHNSRCSKSRATLALLEERGVACDVVNYLDTPPSTVELTQLLDMLGMTPRELMRKSEAEYTELGLDDPSLDDTTLIAAMASHPRLIERPIVVSNGKAALGRPPEAVLSIL; this comes from the coding sequence GTGACCGTCCGCATCTATCACAACAGCCGCTGTTCCAAGTCGCGCGCCACCCTGGCGTTGCTCGAAGAGCGTGGCGTGGCGTGCGACGTGGTGAATTACCTCGACACGCCGCCCAGCACCGTCGAGCTGACGCAGCTGCTCGACATGCTGGGCATGACACCGCGTGAGCTGATGCGCAAGAGCGAGGCCGAGTACACCGAACTCGGCCTCGATGATCCCTCGCTCGACGACACGACACTCATCGCAGCGATGGCGAGCCACCCGCGCCTGATCGAACGCCCCATTGTGGTGTCGAACGGCAAGGCCGCGCTTGGACGTCCGCCCGAAGCGGTGCTGTCCATTCTGTAA
- a CDS encoding amidohydrolase: MRQLLRLTSITCLALAALPLQATTLLVNARIHTMDPARPEASALAWKEDGRLLAVGDTADLKKQYPDANVEDAKGATVIPGLIDAHGHMLGLGMTHIQVNLMGSASRAEVVSRLKAAEAKFPKGTWLVGYGWDQNRWTDKQFPGAADLDAAFPDRPVYLDRVDGHAAWVNTAAMKQATKALDGDWQPEGGRIVRAGKKATGVLIDGAKALVEKSIPPLTHEQTRDAYKAAFADAVAAGLTGVHDPGVSLEDFKVLQELAAAGEIPLRLYEMANGNHEALEWLCGQGGHWADASGRLQMRTVKLYMDGALGSRGAALLADYSDDHGNRGIFVTSPEAYRTAVEKAYRCHVQVATHAIGDRGNRQVLDTYQAVLGDHADSNHRWRVEHAQIVALDDIPRFASLHLIASMQPTHATSDMPWAEQRLGPERLKGAYAWQRFIQDKVPLAFGSDFPVEQVNPMLGLYAAVTRQDLNGQPPGGWLPDQRVSRIQALAGFTRGAAYASFMEDQVGALKPGMRADFVVLSADLMTVPSRQIADLKPLSTWVDGKAVYRAEKTNATP, encoded by the coding sequence ATGCGCCAGCTGCTTCGCCTGACTTCGATCACCTGCCTCGCCCTTGCCGCGCTCCCGCTGCAGGCGACGACCCTACTGGTCAACGCCCGCATCCACACGATGGACCCGGCCCGTCCCGAGGCCTCCGCGCTGGCGTGGAAAGAGGACGGACGCCTGCTCGCCGTTGGCGATACCGCGGACCTGAAAAAACAGTACCCCGATGCAAACGTCGAGGATGCCAAGGGGGCGACGGTCATCCCTGGCCTGATCGATGCGCACGGCCACATGCTCGGTCTGGGCATGACGCATATCCAGGTGAACCTGATGGGCAGCGCCTCGCGCGCCGAGGTGGTTTCCCGACTGAAGGCCGCGGAGGCGAAATTTCCAAAGGGGACCTGGCTGGTCGGTTATGGCTGGGACCAGAACCGATGGACGGACAAGCAGTTTCCCGGAGCGGCCGATCTCGATGCCGCATTCCCCGATCGCCCGGTGTACCTCGATCGCGTGGATGGCCATGCGGCATGGGTGAACACAGCGGCGATGAAGCAGGCCACGAAGGCGCTCGATGGCGACTGGCAGCCTGAGGGCGGTCGCATCGTGCGTGCTGGCAAGAAGGCAACCGGCGTCCTGATCGATGGTGCGAAGGCGCTGGTCGAGAAGTCCATTCCGCCGCTGACCCACGAGCAGACGCGCGATGCGTACAAGGCGGCCTTCGCCGACGCCGTCGCCGCAGGCTTGACCGGCGTACACGATCCGGGCGTGAGCCTGGAAGATTTCAAGGTGCTGCAGGAGCTGGCCGCTGCCGGCGAGATTCCGCTGCGGCTCTATGAGATGGCCAACGGCAATCACGAAGCGCTTGAGTGGCTGTGTGGACAGGGCGGTCATTGGGCCGATGCCAGTGGCCGGCTGCAGATGCGCACCGTCAAGCTCTACATGGACGGCGCACTGGGCAGCCGGGGCGCTGCCCTGCTCGCGGATTACAGCGACGATCACGGCAACCGCGGCATCTTCGTGACCTCGCCGGAGGCCTATCGCACGGCCGTGGAAAAGGCCTACCGCTGCCACGTGCAGGTCGCCACGCATGCCATCGGTGATCGTGGCAATCGCCAGGTGCTCGACACCTACCAAGCCGTGTTGGGTGATCATGCGGACAGCAATCATCGCTGGCGCGTGGAGCACGCGCAGATCGTCGCGCTGGATGACATTCCGCGCTTCGCCTCGCTGCATCTGATTGCCTCGATGCAGCCGACCCATGCCACCTCGGACATGCCATGGGCAGAGCAGCGCCTAGGCCCCGAACGGCTGAAAGGTGCCTACGCGTGGCAGCGCTTCATCCAGGACAAGGTGCCGCTGGCGTTCGGTTCGGATTTCCCGGTAGAGCAGGTGAACCCGATGCTGGGTCTTTACGCTGCGGTGACCCGGCAGGATCTCAACGGCCAGCCGCCGGGCGGTTGGCTGCCGGACCAGCGAGTGAGTCGCATCCAGGCGTTGGCGGGATTCACCCGTGGCGCCGCGTATGCGTCTTTCATGGAAGATCAGGTCGGTGCACTGAAGCCGGGCATGCGCGCGGACTTCGTGGTGCTCAGCGCGGACCTGATGACGGTACCGTCACGGCAGATCGCCGATCTCAAGCCGCTCAGCACCTGGGTGGATGGCAAGGCGGTTTATCGTGCGGAAAAAACAAACGCCACACCCTGA
- a CDS encoding amidohydrolase — protein MQALRISLVQGATRWHDAPANRAYYGELVRRVAGQTDLVVLPETFLSGFSNDTRASAETMDGEGVAWMRALAQEVGAVLCGSLAIREGDTVYNRLIWARPDGSFAQYDKRHLFRMAGEHTRYGGGNERLIVELKGWRILPQVCYDLRFPVWLRNGRREEATGGMDYDLALFVANWPAPRRQPWRTLLRARAIENLSYVVGLNRVGVDGNDLPYAGDSAVLDPVGEPLVELGPQEQVVTVTIDPAPLLAHRERFPAWMDADRFSIDLG, from the coding sequence ATGCAAGCTTTGAGGATCAGCCTGGTCCAGGGCGCCACGCGCTGGCACGATGCGCCCGCCAATCGCGCGTACTACGGCGAGCTGGTGCGTCGCGTGGCAGGGCAGACCGATCTGGTCGTGCTGCCGGAAACCTTTCTTTCCGGCTTCAGCAATGACACGCGTGCCAGCGCGGAGACCATGGATGGTGAAGGCGTGGCCTGGATGCGCGCGTTGGCGCAGGAAGTCGGTGCCGTGCTGTGCGGCAGCCTGGCGATCCGCGAAGGCGACACGGTCTACAACCGTTTGATCTGGGCGCGCCCGGACGGCAGCTTTGCGCAGTACGACAAGCGCCATCTGTTCCGCATGGCGGGCGAGCACACGCGCTACGGCGGCGGCAACGAGCGCCTCATCGTCGAGCTCAAGGGTTGGCGCATCCTGCCGCAGGTCTGCTACGACCTGCGTTTCCCAGTGTGGCTGCGCAACGGTCGTCGCGAGGAAGCCACGGGCGGCATGGACTACGACCTCGCCCTATTCGTAGCCAATTGGCCCGCACCGCGCCGGCAGCCATGGCGCACGCTGTTGCGTGCGCGTGCCATCGAGAACCTGAGCTATGTCGTGGGCCTCAACCGCGTGGGCGTGGATGGCAACGACCTGCCTTATGCCGGCGACAGCGCGGTGCTTGATCCCGTGGGTGAACCGCTGGTGGAGTTGGGCCCCCAGGAACAGGTGGTGACGGTGACCATTGACCCCGCGCCGCTGCTTGCGCATCGCGAGCGCTTCCCCGCATGGATGGATGCGGATCGTTTCTCGATCGACCTGGGTTGA
- a CDS encoding response regulator gives MHTNTARSPRASLKPRLVIADDHRMVAEGVQHILDEDFELLEIVADGEALIDAVQRLQPDIVVADINMPRCNGMDALKRLRQAGVETRFVFLTMHMEPALAVAALRAGARGYILKNSAGEDLRNAAQQVMSGGTYVTPALGARYISGQMTDMRNLTSKQLQVLRLVGSGLRSKQIALQLGLSVRTVEAHKYTMMQVLGVHSTLELVRRAEDLGLLF, from the coding sequence ATGCATACGAATACCGCTAGGAGCCCACGGGCCAGCCTGAAACCCCGGCTCGTCATCGCCGACGACCATCGCATGGTGGCCGAAGGCGTGCAGCATATTCTCGATGAAGATTTCGAACTTCTGGAGATCGTTGCCGATGGTGAGGCGTTGATCGATGCCGTGCAGCGCTTGCAGCCCGACATCGTGGTCGCGGACATCAACATGCCGCGTTGCAATGGAATGGACGCGCTCAAGCGCCTGCGGCAGGCGGGTGTGGAAACGCGCTTCGTGTTCCTGACCATGCACATGGAGCCGGCGCTGGCCGTGGCAGCGCTTCGCGCCGGTGCGCGCGGCTACATTCTCAAGAACTCGGCCGGCGAGGATCTGCGTAACGCCGCGCAGCAGGTCATGTCAGGGGGGACCTATGTAACGCCCGCGCTTGGCGCACGTTACATCAGCGGCCAGATGACGGACATGCGCAACCTGACGTCCAAGCAGCTGCAGGTGTTGCGTCTGGTGGGTTCGGGGTTGCGTTCCAAGCAGATCGCCCTGCAGCTCGGGCTGTCGGTACGCACGGTGGAGGCGCACAAGTACACCATGATGCAGGTGCTCGGCGTGCACTCGACGCTGGAATTGGTGCGTCGCGCGGAAGATCTCGGTCTGCTTTTCTGA
- a CDS encoding sensor histidine kinase, whose product MHGAEGFFSGRAPAGAWSQHLSRGVGVGLAALLAQWISMVLWDHSRDSQIIWLPGPLLLALLLCEGHRYWLAYDAGWAAGMLIFAVMFRLPMGGIFVVTLVVLGLINAAAWTLSRLSREQSIHHFFGLLLFLAVAVTALPAATGGVLSQLAAVVNLPNWLSREWWHVALADSLGYVLLTPALLSVVNPSASLRRVFLPGWRVWVVTAGALAMLWFGWRELGVFATLRPLLLLAPVPLAIFVALRAQVTGTCAVNLVVGLMAIQLSLAQEGPFVQTESTLTTISVQLWMLGISVASLYLAALVEQRRATQQALVASSTEVRELAGRLIVAQEQERARIARDLHDDINQRLAVASIRLSALRRRVDENNRQDVSQLQSELIALSEDVRHLSHDLHPSMLTQTGLTAALAGLCQNVRHRNGPAIELRVSPYAKDLPEDVALCVYRVTQEALGNAMRHAEAERIEVAVQIAHRQVDLTITDNGKGFVTEGGGRRGLGLVSIDERTKLLGGSYRLQSTLGKGTELCIRIPLGAHGPA is encoded by the coding sequence ATGCACGGAGCAGAGGGGTTTTTCAGCGGGAGAGCACCAGCCGGTGCGTGGTCCCAACACCTGTCGCGTGGCGTAGGCGTCGGCCTTGCCGCGCTGCTGGCGCAGTGGATTTCCATGGTGCTTTGGGATCACTCGCGTGATTCCCAGATTATCTGGCTGCCTGGGCCATTATTGCTTGCACTGCTGTTGTGCGAAGGCCACCGATACTGGTTGGCCTATGACGCCGGCTGGGCGGCCGGCATGCTGATTTTCGCGGTGATGTTCCGGCTGCCGATGGGCGGCATCTTTGTCGTGACGTTGGTCGTGCTCGGTCTCATCAACGCGGCGGCGTGGACATTGAGTCGTCTGAGCAGAGAGCAGTCGATCCACCACTTTTTTGGACTCCTTCTGTTTCTGGCCGTGGCGGTGACTGCCTTGCCCGCGGCAACGGGGGGCGTGCTTTCTCAGTTGGCGGCGGTGGTGAATCTGCCGAACTGGCTGTCGCGGGAATGGTGGCATGTGGCCCTGGCGGACTCGCTGGGTTATGTGCTGCTTACACCCGCTCTCCTGAGCGTGGTCAATCCCAGCGCATCGCTGCGTCGAGTTTTCCTGCCGGGCTGGCGGGTGTGGGTGGTGACGGCGGGCGCACTGGCGATGCTCTGGTTCGGTTGGCGCGAGCTTGGGGTCTTCGCCACCCTGAGGCCGCTGCTCCTGCTTGCGCCGGTGCCCCTCGCCATCTTCGTCGCCTTGCGCGCGCAGGTCACCGGGACTTGCGCGGTCAATCTGGTGGTCGGGTTGATGGCGATCCAGCTGAGCCTTGCCCAGGAAGGGCCGTTCGTCCAGACCGAGTCCACCCTTACCACCATTAGTGTGCAGCTATGGATGCTGGGCATATCCGTCGCGTCGCTGTACCTCGCTGCCCTGGTGGAACAGCGCCGCGCCACGCAGCAGGCACTGGTCGCCAGCAGCACGGAAGTGCGCGAACTGGCAGGGCGATTGATCGTAGCGCAGGAGCAGGAGCGCGCCCGCATCGCCCGTGACCTGCACGACGACATCAACCAGCGCCTGGCCGTGGCATCGATCCGTTTGAGCGCGCTACGTCGCAGGGTGGACGAGAACAACCGGCAGGACGTCAGCCAGCTTCAAAGTGAATTGATTGCCTTGTCCGAAGACGTGCGCCATCTCTCCCACGACCTGCATCCGAGCATGCTCACCCAGACCGGGCTCACGGCTGCACTCGCGGGCCTGTGCCAGAACGTCCGCCATCGGAATGGTCCCGCCATCGAGTTGCGTGTATCGCCGTACGCCAAAGACCTTCCCGAGGACGTGGCGCTTTGCGTGTATCGCGTGACGCAGGAGGCACTGGGCAACGCCATGCGCCATGCGGAGGCGGAGCGCATCGAGGTGGCGGTGCAGATTGCGCACAGACAGGTAGATCTCACCATCACGGACAACGGCAAGGGGTTTGTCACCGAGGGAGGTGGGCGTCGTGGCCTTGGCCTGGTGAGTATCGACGAGCGCACAAAGCTGCTGGGTGGCAGCTATCGACTGCAATCAACTCTTGGAAAAGGAACCGAGTTATGCATACGAATACCGCTAGGAGCCCACGGGCCAGCCTGA
- a CDS encoding FMN-dependent NADH-azoreductase → MKLLHLDASALGSHSVSRGLTAAIVAELTANNPGTEVIYHDLAANPLPHWTPVADASDPVAVQGSQMIDEFLAADVIVIGAPMYNFSIPSQLKAWIDRVAVAGKSFRYTANGPEGLAGGKRLIIVSSRGGVYSQGPAQPMDFQEPYLRAVFSFLGITDIEFVRAEGVNLSEDNKVASIKSAHASIGDVARKAA, encoded by the coding sequence ATGAAACTGCTGCATCTCGACGCAAGCGCCCTGGGTAGCCACTCCGTTTCGCGCGGTCTGACTGCTGCCATCGTAGCCGAACTGACCGCCAACAACCCTGGTACGGAAGTGATCTACCACGATCTGGCCGCCAACCCCCTTCCCCACTGGACCCCGGTGGCTGATGCCAGCGACCCGGTCGCCGTGCAGGGTAGCCAGATGATCGACGAGTTCCTGGCCGCCGACGTGATCGTGATCGGTGCCCCGATGTACAACTTCTCGATTCCCAGCCAGCTGAAGGCGTGGATCGACCGCGTGGCCGTCGCCGGCAAGTCGTTCCGCTACACCGCCAACGGCCCTGAGGGTCTGGCCGGCGGCAAGCGCCTGATCATCGTGTCGTCGCGTGGCGGCGTGTACAGCCAGGGCCCGGCCCAGCCGATGGACTTCCAGGAGCCGTACCTGCGCGCTGTCTTCAGCTTCCTGGGCATCACCGACATCGAGTTCGTCCGCGCTGAAGGCGTGAACCTCAGCGAAGACAACAAGGTCGCGTCGATCAAGTCGGCCCACGCCTCGATCGGTGACGTCGCCCGCAAGGCGGCCTGA
- a CDS encoding response regulator, whose protein sequence is MNRATVVLAEDHPPIAEQLRELLGEAFDVLAVVAHGEALVKAARRLRPDAIVTDISMPGMDGMQAARELLWDRPGLPVVFITVHDDATLARAALSIGKGYVLKASAGDELIDAVRLVLQGGQFLSPALGRFETLMDGRSASGDSH, encoded by the coding sequence GTGAATCGAGCCACTGTCGTGCTGGCAGAGGACCATCCTCCGATCGCCGAGCAACTTCGGGAGCTGCTCGGCGAAGCGTTCGACGTGCTCGCCGTCGTGGCCCACGGAGAGGCCTTGGTCAAGGCTGCGCGTCGCTTGCGGCCGGATGCCATCGTGACCGACATCAGCATGCCGGGCATGGACGGCATGCAGGCTGCGCGGGAGCTGTTGTGGGACAGGCCGGGGTTGCCGGTGGTTTTCATCACCGTGCACGACGACGCCACGCTGGCACGCGCTGCTCTGTCCATTGGCAAGGGTTATGTGCTGAAGGCATCGGCGGGCGATGAGCTGATCGATGCCGTGCGGCTTGTCCTGCAGGGTGGCCAATTCCTGTCACCCGCATTGGGCCGCTTCGAAACCTTGATGGACGGCCGGTCGGCATCGGGCGACAGCCACTAG